In one window of Mytilus trossulus isolate FHL-02 chromosome 7, PNRI_Mtr1.1.1.hap1, whole genome shotgun sequence DNA:
- the LOC134724606 gene encoding SCO-spondin-like isoform X1, producing MLIMGTGVGSAATLLLVCIAMMMDVSQSGAPDNRGTLFIVAFGENSGKSLDTELFVTTSRTTTVNVKVTAPLYTAQSINEQFTVTSGYVKQLALDNDLRMIGTSKSFKGVQISADDDVIVYGVNKEYYSCDAYLALPIDVLGDDYYTVSWYPSSYHCQIDIIGVEDSTTVKVKISSHIANDKVTFNGQSYYSGDTLTTSLQKYEVLQLQSYGDLSGSRIQSNKPVGVLGGNQRTSIGSGGSSDHIVEMLPHVGTWGKTFVTCPIPLRTTGDYFKFIASEDNTQVTISGGYSSSFTIANSGKFVQRTIPSGVYTKVVANKPITVYQFCLSEQSSNEESDPMLMLIPPMEQYGADYTFSTPKYSYGSYSSKFMFIVKESEKAGLLHNGVAFPGSTIYHSIAGTDYVAGYIAIPEGSHVVRHSSPISIFGGYLYGQAKYETYGFPTGMRMAPINEICVPSATVVGDGIDNDCDGLIDEELCTTENQGRDDDGDGVAEEDCATPSPINGNWATWASYGSCSISCTASGSSASGTKTRVRTCSDPTPKYDGTQCTGDSSQSASCTSSSYCPINGGWNNWGSWGSCSVTCASGTQTKTRACNNPSAAHGGADCSGGTTTTKACTLSACPINGGYTSWTSWGTCSNTCGGGTQGRTRSCSNPSPQHGGATCSGSASDSQSCNTHNCPINGGYTSWTSWGTCSVTCAGGTQGRTRSCTNPAPQYNGLSCSGASSDTQSCNTLNCPINGGYTSWTSWATCSVTCAGGSQGRTRSCTNPAPQYNGLSCSGAASDSQSCNTHNCPINGGYTSWTSWGTCSVTCAGGSQGRTRSCTNPAPQYNGLSCSGASSDTQSCNTLNCPINGGYTSWTSWATCSVTCGGGTQGRTRSCTNPAPQYNGLSCSGAASDSQSCNTHNCPINGGYTSWSSWDTCTVTCGGGTQDRTRSCTNPAPQYGGLQCSGAASSQQSCNTHHCPIDGVWTSWSGWGTCTVTCGGGSQDRTRSCTNPAPQYGGANCVGVTSETQGCNSQLCIIDGAWSTWGSWGGCSTTCGGGKYSRARTCSDPRPQNGGLACSGDSSEFGDCNTNACPVASSGQYVQLCPSGWFTCQGGSVSCIDEAFVCDCEKDCDDGSDETTSYATCDANVLATCPSSAHMTASFPLTTLLLTVVSIVTAWCVLKI from the exons ATGCTCATTATGGGTACAG GTGTTGGGTCTGCAGCGACTCTGCTTCTTGTGTGTATAGCCATGATGATGGATGTCTCTCAATCAGGAG CTCCTGACAACAGAGGAACGTTGTTTATTGTTGCATTTGGAGAAAACAGTGGCAAATCATTGGATACAGAACTTTTTGTGACCACTTCTCGTACCACAACGGTAAATGTAAAAGTGACAGCACCGCTCTATACCGCACAATCCATTAATGAGCAATTTACGGTCACTTCTGGATACGTTAAACAGCTGGCTTTGGATAATGATTTGAGAATGATTGGAacatcaaaaagttttaaag GTGTTCAAATATCAGCGGATGATGATGTTATTGTTTACGGAGTAAACAAGGAATACTATTCTTGCGATGCTTATCTGGCACTCCCGATTGACGTACTTGGTGACGATTACTACACGGTTTCTTGGTACCCATCATCATATCATTGCCAGATTGACATCATTGGTGTTGAAGATAGTACCACAGTTAAAGTGAAGATCTCATCCCACATTGCTAACGACAAAGTAACATTCAATGGTCAGTCGTATTACAGCGGTGATACACTCACAACAAGTCTGCAGAAATATGAAGTTCTTCAGTTACAATCATACGGCGATTTGTCTGGAAGTAGAATTCAGTCTAACAAACCGGTTGGAGTGCTTGGTGGAAATCAGAGAACAAGTATTGGTTCTGGAGGGTCCTCTGATCACATTGTAGAAATGTTACCACATGTAGGTACATGGGGCAAAACATTTGTCACTTGTCCAATTCCTTTAAGAACAACTGGAGACTATTTCAAATTCATTGCTAGTGAAGATAATACACAAGTGACAATTTCCGGAGGTTACAGTTCTTCATTTACCATCGCAAATAGTGGAAAATTTGTACAAAGGACAATCCCATCTGGAGTATACACCAAGGTCGTTGCAAATAAACCAATCACTGTATATCAATTCTGCTTGAGTGAACAATCGAGCAACGAAGAATCTGACCCAATGTTGATGTTGATACCTCCAATGGAACAATATGGAGCAGATTACACCTTCAGCACACCCAAATATTCATACGGGTCATACAGCAGCAAATTTATGTTTATCGTCAAAGAGAGTGAAAAAGCTGGTTTACTGCACAATGGTGTTGCATTTCCCGGCTCAACTATATATCACAGTATAGCAGGAACAGATTATGTAGCCGGCTACATCGCCATCCCAGAAGGTTCTCATGTTGTAAGACATAGTTCACCTATTTCTATTTTTGGTGGCTACCTTTATGGGCAGGCCAAGTATGAAACATACGGCTTTCCAACTGGTATGAGGATGGCACCAATCAACGAA ATTTGTGTACCAAGTGCAACAGTTGTTGGGGATGGTATAGATAACGATTGTGACGGATTGATTGATGAAGAGTTGTGTACAACTGAGAATCAAGGTCGAG ATGATGACGGGGACGGAGTAGCTGAGGAAGATTGTGCAACACCATCACcaa TTAATGGAAACTGGGCAACCTGGGCTTCATATGGAAGCTGCTCAATCTCGTGTACTGCGTCTGGTTCGTCTGCATCAGGAACGAAAACCAGAGTAAGAACATGTTCAGATCCAACTCCAAAATATGATGGAACTCAATGCACTGGTGATAGTAGTCAGAGTGCTTCTTGTACCAGCTCAAGCTACTGTCCAA TAAATGGAGGATGGAACAACTGGGGATCATGGGGATCTTGTTCTGTCACCTGTGCAAGTGGAACACAAACAAAGACGAGGGCATGTAATAACCCATCTGCAGCTCACGGTGGTGCTGATTGTAGTGGTGGTACAACGACGACTAAAGCCTGCACACTGAGCGCTTGTCCAA TTAATGGAGGATATACTTCATGGACATCATGGGGCACGTGCAGTAATACATGCGGTGGCGGAACTCAGGGTAGAACTAGAAGTTGTTCGAATCCTTCTCCTCAACATGGTGGTGCAACATGTTCAGGATCAGCATCAGACTCACAAAGCTGCAACACGCATAATTGTCCAA TTAATGGTGGGTATACATCCTGGACATCATGGGGTACGTGTAGTGTAACATGTGCAGGAGGAACTCAAGGAAGAACCAGAAGTTGtacaaatcctgctccacaatACAATGGCCTATCATGTTCTGGAGCATCCTCAGACACACAAAGCTGCAACACTCTTAACTGTCCAA taaatgGTGGATATACCTCCTGGACATCATGGGCTACGTGTAGTGTAACATGTGCAGGAGGAAGTCAAGGAAGAACCAGAAGTTGTACAAATCCTGCACCACAATATAATGGTCTATCATGTTCTGGAGCAGCATCAGACTCACAAAGCTGCAACACGCATAATTGTCCAA TTAATGGTGGGTATACATCCTGGACATCATGGGGTACGTGTAGTGTAACATGTGCAGGAGGAAGTCAAGGAAGAACCAGAAGTTGtacaaatcctgctccacaatACAATGGCCTATCATGTTCTGGAGCATCCTCAGACACACAAAGCTGCAACACTCTTAACTGTCCAA taaatgGTGGATATACCTCCTGGACATCATGGGCTACGTGTAGTGTAACGTGTGGTGGTGGAACCCAAGGAAGAACCAGAAGTTGTACAAATCCTGCACCACAATATAATGGTCTATCATGTTCTGGAGCAGCCTCAGACTCACAAAGCTGTAACACTCATAATTGCCCAA TTAATGGTGGATACACATCATGGTCCAGCTGGGACACTTGTACTGTTACATGTGGTGGTGGCACTCAGGACCGAACCAGATCCTGTACCAATCCTGCACCACAATATGGTGGACTACAATGTTCAGGAGCTGCATCAAGTCAACAGTCCTGCAACACACATCATTGTCCAA TTGACGGTGTGTGGACCAGTTGGAGTGGTTGGGGAACATGTACCGTAACATGTGGTGGTGGGAGTCAAGACAGGACTAGGTCTTGCACAAACCCAGCTCCCCAGTATGGCGGTGCTAACTGTGTTGGTGTCACGTCAGAAACACAGGGCTGTAATTCACAATTATGCATAA TTGATGGAGCTTGGTCAACTTGGGGTTCCTGGGGAGGCTGTTCAACAACCTGTGGTGGTGGTAAATACTCGAGAGCAAGGACCTGCTCTGACCCTAGACCACAGAATGGCGGATTAGCTTGCAGTGGTGATTCAAGTGAATTTGGTGATTGTAATACTAATGCGTGTCCAGTTGCGTCTTCTGGACAATACGTTCAG CTATGTCCAAGTGGTTGGTTTACCTGCCAAGGAGGTAGTGTATCGTGTATTGACGAAGCGTTTGTTTGTGATTGTGAAAAAGATTGTGACGATGGAAGTGATGAGACTACATCATATGCTACCTGTGATGCTAATGTGTTAGCAACGTGTCCAAGTTCTGCGCATA TGACCGCATCTTTCCCGTTGACGACTCTACTGCTAACTGTTGTTTCAATTGTTACGGCATGGTGTGTGTTGAAGATTTAA
- the LOC134724606 gene encoding SCO-spondin-like isoform X2 has protein sequence MLIMGTGVGSAATLLLVCIAMMMDVSQSGAPDNRGTLFIVAFGENSGKSLDTELFVTTSRTTTVNVKVTAPLYTAQSINEQFTVTSGYVKQLALDNDLRMIGTSKSFKGVQISADDDVIVYGVNKEYYSCDAYLALPIDVLGDDYYTVSWYPSSYHCQIDIIGVEDSTTVKVKISSHIANDKVTFNGQSYYSGDTLTTSLQKYEVLQLQSYGDLSGSRIQSNKPVGVLGGNQRTSIGSGGSSDHIVEMLPHVGTWGKTFVTCPIPLRTTGDYFKFIASEDNTQVTISGGYSSSFTIANSGKFVQRTIPSGVYTKVVANKPITVYQFCLSEQSSNEESDPMLMLIPPMEQYGADYTFSTPKYSYGSYSSKFMFIVKESEKAGLLHNGVAFPGSTIYHSIAGTDYVAGYIAIPEGSHVVRHSSPISIFGGYLYGQAKYETYGFPTGMRMAPINEICVPSATVVGDGIDNDCDGLIDEELCTTENQGRDDDGDGVAEEDCATPSPINGNWATWASYGSCSISCTASGSSASGTKTRVRTCSDPTPKYDGTQCTGDSSQSASCTSSSYCPINGGWNNWGSWGSCSVTCASGTQTKTRACNNPSAAHGGADCSGGTTTTKACTLSACPINGGYTSWTSWATCSVTCAGGSQGRTRSCTNPAPQYNGLSCSGAASDSQSCNTHNCPINGGYTSWTSWGTCSVTCAGGSQGRTRSCTNPAPQYNGLSCSGASSDTQSCNTLNCPINGGYTSWTSWATCSVTCGGGTQGRTRSCTNPAPQYNGLSCSGAASDSQSCNTHNCPINGGYTSWSSWDTCTVTCGGGTQDRTRSCTNPAPQYGGLQCSGAASSQQSCNTHHCPIDGVWTSWSGWGTCTVTCGGGSQDRTRSCTNPAPQYGGANCVGVTSETQGCNSQLCIIDGAWSTWGSWGGCSTTCGGGKYSRARTCSDPRPQNGGLACSGDSSEFGDCNTNACPVASSGQYVQLCPSGWFTCQGGSVSCIDEAFVCDCEKDCDDGSDETTSYATCDANVLATCPSSAHMTASFPLTTLLLTVVSIVTAWCVLKI, from the exons ATGCTCATTATGGGTACAG GTGTTGGGTCTGCAGCGACTCTGCTTCTTGTGTGTATAGCCATGATGATGGATGTCTCTCAATCAGGAG CTCCTGACAACAGAGGAACGTTGTTTATTGTTGCATTTGGAGAAAACAGTGGCAAATCATTGGATACAGAACTTTTTGTGACCACTTCTCGTACCACAACGGTAAATGTAAAAGTGACAGCACCGCTCTATACCGCACAATCCATTAATGAGCAATTTACGGTCACTTCTGGATACGTTAAACAGCTGGCTTTGGATAATGATTTGAGAATGATTGGAacatcaaaaagttttaaag GTGTTCAAATATCAGCGGATGATGATGTTATTGTTTACGGAGTAAACAAGGAATACTATTCTTGCGATGCTTATCTGGCACTCCCGATTGACGTACTTGGTGACGATTACTACACGGTTTCTTGGTACCCATCATCATATCATTGCCAGATTGACATCATTGGTGTTGAAGATAGTACCACAGTTAAAGTGAAGATCTCATCCCACATTGCTAACGACAAAGTAACATTCAATGGTCAGTCGTATTACAGCGGTGATACACTCACAACAAGTCTGCAGAAATATGAAGTTCTTCAGTTACAATCATACGGCGATTTGTCTGGAAGTAGAATTCAGTCTAACAAACCGGTTGGAGTGCTTGGTGGAAATCAGAGAACAAGTATTGGTTCTGGAGGGTCCTCTGATCACATTGTAGAAATGTTACCACATGTAGGTACATGGGGCAAAACATTTGTCACTTGTCCAATTCCTTTAAGAACAACTGGAGACTATTTCAAATTCATTGCTAGTGAAGATAATACACAAGTGACAATTTCCGGAGGTTACAGTTCTTCATTTACCATCGCAAATAGTGGAAAATTTGTACAAAGGACAATCCCATCTGGAGTATACACCAAGGTCGTTGCAAATAAACCAATCACTGTATATCAATTCTGCTTGAGTGAACAATCGAGCAACGAAGAATCTGACCCAATGTTGATGTTGATACCTCCAATGGAACAATATGGAGCAGATTACACCTTCAGCACACCCAAATATTCATACGGGTCATACAGCAGCAAATTTATGTTTATCGTCAAAGAGAGTGAAAAAGCTGGTTTACTGCACAATGGTGTTGCATTTCCCGGCTCAACTATATATCACAGTATAGCAGGAACAGATTATGTAGCCGGCTACATCGCCATCCCAGAAGGTTCTCATGTTGTAAGACATAGTTCACCTATTTCTATTTTTGGTGGCTACCTTTATGGGCAGGCCAAGTATGAAACATACGGCTTTCCAACTGGTATGAGGATGGCACCAATCAACGAA ATTTGTGTACCAAGTGCAACAGTTGTTGGGGATGGTATAGATAACGATTGTGACGGATTGATTGATGAAGAGTTGTGTACAACTGAGAATCAAGGTCGAG ATGATGACGGGGACGGAGTAGCTGAGGAAGATTGTGCAACACCATCACcaa TTAATGGAAACTGGGCAACCTGGGCTTCATATGGAAGCTGCTCAATCTCGTGTACTGCGTCTGGTTCGTCTGCATCAGGAACGAAAACCAGAGTAAGAACATGTTCAGATCCAACTCCAAAATATGATGGAACTCAATGCACTGGTGATAGTAGTCAGAGTGCTTCTTGTACCAGCTCAAGCTACTGTCCAA TAAATGGAGGATGGAACAACTGGGGATCATGGGGATCTTGTTCTGTCACCTGTGCAAGTGGAACACAAACAAAGACGAGGGCATGTAATAACCCATCTGCAGCTCACGGTGGTGCTGATTGTAGTGGTGGTACAACGACGACTAAAGCCTGCACACTGAGCGCTTGTCCAA taaatgGTGGATATACCTCCTGGACATCATGGGCTACGTGTAGTGTAACATGTGCAGGAGGAAGTCAAGGAAGAACCAGAAGTTGTACAAATCCTGCACCACAATATAATGGTCTATCATGTTCTGGAGCAGCATCAGACTCACAAAGCTGCAACACGCATAATTGTCCAA TTAATGGTGGGTATACATCCTGGACATCATGGGGTACGTGTAGTGTAACATGTGCAGGAGGAAGTCAAGGAAGAACCAGAAGTTGtacaaatcctgctccacaatACAATGGCCTATCATGTTCTGGAGCATCCTCAGACACACAAAGCTGCAACACTCTTAACTGTCCAA taaatgGTGGATATACCTCCTGGACATCATGGGCTACGTGTAGTGTAACGTGTGGTGGTGGAACCCAAGGAAGAACCAGAAGTTGTACAAATCCTGCACCACAATATAATGGTCTATCATGTTCTGGAGCAGCCTCAGACTCACAAAGCTGTAACACTCATAATTGCCCAA TTAATGGTGGATACACATCATGGTCCAGCTGGGACACTTGTACTGTTACATGTGGTGGTGGCACTCAGGACCGAACCAGATCCTGTACCAATCCTGCACCACAATATGGTGGACTACAATGTTCAGGAGCTGCATCAAGTCAACAGTCCTGCAACACACATCATTGTCCAA TTGACGGTGTGTGGACCAGTTGGAGTGGTTGGGGAACATGTACCGTAACATGTGGTGGTGGGAGTCAAGACAGGACTAGGTCTTGCACAAACCCAGCTCCCCAGTATGGCGGTGCTAACTGTGTTGGTGTCACGTCAGAAACACAGGGCTGTAATTCACAATTATGCATAA TTGATGGAGCTTGGTCAACTTGGGGTTCCTGGGGAGGCTGTTCAACAACCTGTGGTGGTGGTAAATACTCGAGAGCAAGGACCTGCTCTGACCCTAGACCACAGAATGGCGGATTAGCTTGCAGTGGTGATTCAAGTGAATTTGGTGATTGTAATACTAATGCGTGTCCAGTTGCGTCTTCTGGACAATACGTTCAG CTATGTCCAAGTGGTTGGTTTACCTGCCAAGGAGGTAGTGTATCGTGTATTGACGAAGCGTTTGTTTGTGATTGTGAAAAAGATTGTGACGATGGAAGTGATGAGACTACATCATATGCTACCTGTGATGCTAATGTGTTAGCAACGTGTCCAAGTTCTGCGCATA TGACCGCATCTTTCCCGTTGACGACTCTACTGCTAACTGTTGTTTCAATTGTTACGGCATGGTGTGTGTTGAAGATTTAA